The nucleotide sequence atggccggccggagctggTATACAGAGAACTGTTGAGCGACCTGCAGAGGATTAGGAAAGATTCCAGGACAGTGATCATAGACATGATGGACGCGCTTGAGAACACAGTAAGTAACATCATGTTGATGAAGAGAGAAGAATATCTCCGTGACCACCGACTGGTTGACGAATTAGTGCGAAAGCTGCCATATTCCATCCAAGTTAAACGGATGGAATATGTGTTGAACTCGATGGATCAAATAGGCGTTCAAAACTTGTTCGATTTATGCGAATGGCTGAAACCATTTGCCAGAGTGACCCAAGCCATGACAGAGTATCGAAGGCCTCAGCAGCACCATGCGAACTCAAATCAGCGAAACTACTCGACCCAGCACCACGTGAATCAGTACAACTATGCGAACCGGCATGACGCAAACCATCAGAGCGAATGCAGGGAAGCAGAGACGCGCGGCATAAACAGGTGTacgaaaaaacatcacaagtcGCTACACCtcgaaccgaagccggaagAAAACATCTACACCAAGGCCCAGGAGCATGTCGAGCGGCAGCGCGATCTCAACGAGAAGGAACGACTGCGCAGATTGGAGGAAGACACGATCCGCCGGTTGGAGGCGGCACGTCAACAGCATGCCGTCGAAGAAGCGCGCCGTcgcgacgaagaagaacatGATCGTCGCAAAGAAGAGGCTCGCCAGGAGTTTGATGAAAGTAATGCGAAGGGCGGGAGGTCGGTGAAACAGCGTGACAATGATTTTGATAACAGTGAGAAGTCATCGGAGTTGCGGCAAAtgttcgaaccgatcgataaTTCTCAGGTACTGAACACGGACAAGGAGGCAGAGGAACATCAATCCTCCAAGAGTAGTTACGATGACCAAAGTAATGCGTCGAACCAGTTGCGCCAAAAACGTGTACGCAAAAAAGCAGTAGCACGAGAACGACCAGCCACACCGCCGACTCCAAAGGTAAAGAaaaagaatagaacaaacagTCGTTGTAAGTCGGACAGCTATGGCAAGAGTGAGCCCAACCAAGCGGATTCTGATAAATCGGATCGCTTCCGGAAAAAATCGagcacggcagcagcgaaaaggaGTGCAGCGGCCACTGATAGTGACGAATTGTTGGAAGTGAATCACGAAGCTGAACCATCGGTGGCAGCCGTTGTAGCGGAAGACGAGAAGGACGAAACGATCGGGTGTGTTAGCGGACGACGGCAGGGCAGTAAAGAAGCGACCGGTGCCCTCACGACAATGTACGAGATCAAGGAGAACGGTGACCTAAACCTGAAAGGTGAAGTAGGCGATCGCAGATTGGAGCAGATGGAGAAACTGGACATCGGCT is from Anopheles cruzii unplaced genomic scaffold, idAnoCruzAS_RS32_06 scaffold02616_ctg1, whole genome shotgun sequence and encodes:
- the LOC128276828 gene encoding uncharacterized protein LOC128276828, which produces MTEYRRPQQHHANSNQRNYSTQHHVNQYNYANRHDANHQSECREAETRGINRCTKKHHKSLHLEPKPEENIYTKAQEHVERQRDLNEKERLRRLEEDTIRRLEAARQQHAVEEARRRDEEEHDRRKEEARQEFDESNAKGGRSVKQRDNDFDNSEKSSELRQMFEPIDNSQVLNTDKEAEEHQSSKSSYDDQSNASNQLRQKRVRKKAVARERPATPPTPKVKKKNRTNSRCKSDSYGKSEPNQADSDKSDRFRKKSSTAAAKRSAAATDSDELLEVNHEAEPSVAAVVAEDEKDETIGCVSGRRQGSKEATGALTTMYEIKENGDLNLKGEVGDRRLEQMEKLDIGSFLMCLAKLFKPLQKQQQPSPVLQQPSRLHNTGENQSGKDDHPGHITLRPSDGRWVPPSA